The following coding sequences are from one Apodemus sylvaticus chromosome X, mApoSyl1.1, whole genome shotgun sequence window:
- the LOC127674585 gene encoding protein ARMCX6-like: protein LDLTKCASSQRKKMSTEPTNAGFPLSHNVSKLLASLSVVGNRSPSPQPTGREKAWSVPGNPSYSTENQGQIKMYLDEVCPETVLHCCKSFLQQAGLSLLISMTVINNVLAKTVSDLRVPLISEGSGCAEVQGLEALMSLSEKPVLAGEALAAQMLFSLTCLFSRSASREMLVEAISP from the coding sequence ctTGACCTGACCAAGTGTGCTTCcagtcaaagaaagaaaatgtccacGGAGCCCACAAATGCAGGCTTTCCCCTTAGCCACAATGTCAGTAAGCTTCTGGCCAGCCTCTCCGTGGTTGGAAACAGGAGTCCCAGCCCCCAGCCCACTGGGAGGGAGAAGGCTTGGTCTGTCCCTGGAAATCCAAGCTACAGCACCGAAAATCAGGGCCAGATTAAGATGTACCTCGATGAAGTGTGTCCAGAGACAGTGTTGCACTGCTGCAAGTCATTTCTGCAGCAGGCAGGATTAAGTCTGCTAATAAGCATGACAGTCATTAATAACGTGCTTGCCAAGACCGTTTCAGACCTGAGGGTTCCTTTGATATCCGAGGGGAGTGGGTGTGCAGAGGTTCAGGGTTTGGAAGCACTGATGAGCTTGTCTGAAAAGCCAGTGCTGGCGGGGGAAGCGCTGGCTGCCCAGATGCTCTTCTCACTCACGTGCCTCTTTAGCAGAAGTGCAAGCAGAGAGATGCTTGTGGAGGCCATCTCCCCTTAA